A single Candidatus Thalassolituus haligoni DNA region contains:
- a CDS encoding TatD family hydrolase, with protein MKKYSPRDSYSGSLPGSCQKLSSPGWFDTHCHFDFPAFNPDRRAVWQHCETLGISGLIVPGVCREQGERLASFCAGQPWFFALGLHPCFSERHRMADLDWLEQVLSTSECVAVGEFGLHFSRPVDLAVRQQQRQLFDAQIQLAQQYKLPVILHGVGAHDEIIQALRLARFDGGGVVHAFSGSEQQARQYLDLGFCLGLGGLLLRPNAHRLRRTVQQLPLEAWLLETDAPDMTPAIAASRRNSPVFLPLVGVALARIKQLTPAALQACQADSIRKLFFPLSDHPI; from the coding sequence ATGAAAAAATATTCACCCCGTGACTCTTATTCAGGCTCGCTTCCCGGTTCATGCCAGAAATTATCTTCGCCAGGCTGGTTTGATACCCACTGTCATTTTGATTTTCCGGCATTTAATCCAGATCGGCGAGCGGTATGGCAGCACTGCGAAACACTGGGTATCTCCGGTTTGATTGTGCCAGGTGTCTGCCGCGAGCAAGGCGAACGTCTGGCATCGTTCTGCGCTGGGCAGCCATGGTTTTTTGCACTGGGGTTACATCCCTGTTTTAGCGAGCGGCACCGTATGGCCGATCTCGACTGGCTGGAGCAGGTATTATCTACGTCAGAATGTGTCGCGGTGGGGGAGTTTGGCCTGCATTTTAGCCGCCCTGTCGATCTGGCGGTGCGTCAGCAACAGCGCCAGCTGTTTGATGCGCAAATACAGTTGGCGCAACAGTACAAACTGCCGGTTATTTTGCACGGCGTGGGAGCGCACGATGAGATTATCCAGGCGTTGCGACTGGCCCGGTTTGACGGTGGTGGTGTCGTGCATGCCTTCAGTGGCAGTGAACAGCAGGCGCGGCAATACCTGGATCTGGGTTTTTGTCTGGGTCTGGGAGGATTGTTACTGCGGCCTAATGCCCATCGCTTGCGCCGCACGGTTCAACAGCTGCCGCTGGAAGCCTGGTTGCTGGAAACCGATGCACCGGATATGACGCCCGCGATCGCGGCGTCGCGGCGCAACTCGCCCGTTTTCCTGCCGTTGGTGGGGGTGGCACTGGCGCGGATCAAACAGCTGACTCCGGCAGCGCTGCAAGCCTGCCAGGCCGATAGTATTCGCAAGCTATTCTTCCCCTTGTCAGACCATCCTATATAA
- a CDS encoding DUF1329 domain-containing protein — MKIISAAFLMISAAMSSWAELPASEIERLHQDLTPLGAERAGNGKAIPAWTGGLPQDKGPWESGFHPDPYAGEQALFRIEASNLEAHKAQLTEGQRQLLMRFPDMYLNVYPSHRSASYPDYVYEAIRTNAATAKLLPYGSGVIGAVMSSPFPIPANGLEVLWNHTLRFRGQTVSYEAVSSLITASGQRMDTLREYNYYFKYSESGLQPSALDNKVFLLTRETLAPAHQAGSLTLVHETLDQMRSPRKSWIYTPGARRLRRTPDLAHDTPDVNSQSLRTIDQVDMYNGAPDYYDWTLIGKQEIYIPYNAYPVHQGNLRLDDILQKHHLNPALLRYELHRVWVIEANLRVGFSHRYSKRRYYLDEDSWSIVYAEEYDHHGLLVQVTEGHLINYYDLQMMMTTLEVTYDFPSGRYYVEGLDNERERSFRFFDTGLSENDFSTNAVRRQAKR; from the coding sequence ATGAAAATAATCAGTGCTGCTTTTTTGATGATAAGCGCGGCAATGTCGTCCTGGGCGGAATTACCTGCCAGCGAGATTGAACGATTACACCAGGATTTAACCCCATTGGGTGCCGAGCGTGCCGGTAATGGTAAAGCGATACCGGCCTGGACGGGGGGCTTGCCACAGGACAAAGGCCCCTGGGAAAGCGGATTTCATCCTGACCCTTATGCCGGAGAACAGGCCTTATTTCGTATTGAAGCCAGTAACCTGGAAGCACATAAGGCGCAATTGACCGAAGGACAGCGCCAGCTGCTGATGCGGTTTCCGGATATGTACCTGAATGTGTATCCGAGTCATCGTTCTGCGTCTTACCCGGATTATGTTTACGAGGCGATCAGAACCAACGCTGCTACCGCCAAATTGTTGCCTTATGGATCGGGTGTCATCGGCGCAGTCATGAGTTCGCCCTTTCCGATCCCCGCCAATGGACTGGAAGTGCTCTGGAACCATACGCTCAGATTTCGGGGCCAGACGGTATCCTACGAAGCGGTCAGCTCACTGATAACGGCGTCGGGCCAGCGGATGGATACCCTGCGGGAGTACAACTACTACTTCAAATACAGCGAGTCTGGCCTCCAGCCATCGGCGCTGGATAACAAGGTGTTTCTGTTAACGCGGGAGACTTTGGCCCCGGCGCACCAGGCGGGCAGCCTGACGCTGGTACATGAAACGCTGGATCAGATGCGCTCGCCCCGTAAATCCTGGATTTATACGCCGGGTGCCCGGCGCTTGCGTCGTACTCCAGATCTGGCGCACGACACACCGGATGTGAACAGTCAGTCACTCCGTACCATTGACCAGGTCGATATGTATAACGGTGCGCCGGATTATTACGACTGGACATTGATCGGCAAACAGGAAATCTATATTCCCTACAATGCTTATCCGGTGCATCAGGGGAACCTGCGACTGGACGATATATTACAAAAACACCATCTGAATCCGGCCTTGTTGCGCTATGAGCTGCACCGTGTGTGGGTGATTGAAGCCAATTTGCGGGTAGGGTTCAGTCATCGTTACAGCAAGCGCCGCTATTACCTGGATGAAGACTCCTGGTCGATTGTGTATGCCGAAGAATACGATCATCACGGGTTACTGGTGCAGGTGACAGAAGGCCATCTGATCAACTATTACGACCTGCAAATGATGATGACTACACTGGAAGTGACCTATGATTTTCCCTCCGGGCGTTATTATGTCGAAGGTCTGGATAACGAACGCGAACGCAGTTTCCGCTTCTTTGATACCGGTTTGAGTGAAAATGATTTTTCCACCAATGCCGTCCGCCGCCAGGCCAAACGCTGA
- a CDS encoding murein transglycosylase domain-containing protein encodes MAVFFLLTPMFRLVLRLLLPQWQRRRYLLLYPLLWFSLTGGLVLADAELPDNFAELSDDVQSVILEFMFFPEQANQVWGNDLAVSGVRSLVKYLDDFHTQVRIDFDVGTIHIESRGSHTPLQALRHAIEATLLTPADPAAVDLLTAADFGLTGTPFLAGKVQDQEGKSVEFPWRARRYAEYLVAHQLQHTGSRYWVSIPMVRQFRQVSAQQYGELVHQAANRYGIPAALILAIIETESSFNPFAVSPVGAYGLMQVMSGTAGQDVYDKIYQRSGRPGRDVLFRPEQNIDIGTAYLSILRDRYLRGIQDAQKQLYCMIASYNGGAGNLLKTFHRDRQKAIARINAMSANQVYRTILSSHPSQESRNYLKKVSAAQQRYGGGT; translated from the coding sequence TTGGCTGTCTTTTTTTTGCTCACACCGATGTTCCGTTTGGTGCTCAGGTTGCTGCTGCCACAGTGGCAACGCCGCCGTTACCTGTTGCTTTATCCGTTGCTGTGGTTCTCCCTGACGGGGGGGCTGGTGTTGGCGGATGCCGAGCTGCCGGATAATTTTGCCGAGCTGTCGGACGATGTACAGTCCGTCATTCTGGAATTCATGTTTTTCCCGGAACAGGCCAACCAGGTCTGGGGTAACGATCTGGCGGTGTCGGGCGTTCGCTCGCTGGTGAAATACCTGGACGATTTCCATACCCAGGTACGCATCGACTTTGATGTGGGCACGATTCATATCGAAAGTCGCGGCAGTCACACACCGCTTCAAGCGCTGCGACATGCCATTGAAGCCACCTTGCTGACCCCCGCCGATCCTGCTGCTGTCGACTTGCTGACCGCAGCGGATTTCGGCCTGACGGGAACCCCCTTTCTGGCTGGCAAAGTACAAGATCAGGAAGGCAAATCGGTCGAGTTTCCCTGGCGTGCCCGGCGTTATGCCGAATATCTGGTGGCGCACCAGCTGCAACACACGGGCAGTCGCTACTGGGTTTCGATTCCCATGGTTCGGCAATTTCGTCAGGTCAGTGCACAGCAGTACGGTGAACTGGTGCATCAGGCAGCAAATCGTTATGGCATTCCTGCTGCCCTGATTCTGGCCATTATTGAAACCGAAAGCAGTTTTAACCCCTTTGCCGTCTCTCCTGTGGGGGCCTATGGTTTGATGCAGGTGATGAGTGGTACGGCGGGTCAGGACGTCTATGACAAAATCTATCAGCGCAGTGGTCGACCCGGTCGTGATGTGCTCTTTCGCCCAGAGCAGAACATTGATATCGGCACAGCGTATTTGTCTATTTTACGGGATCGCTATTTGCGCGGCATACAGGATGCCCAAAAGCAGCTCTACTGCATGATCGCATCCTATAACGGCGGTGCCGGTAATCTGTTGAAAACCTTTCATCGCGATCGTCAAAAAGCCATTGCCCGCATTAACGCCATGTCTGCCAATCAGGTTTATCGCACCATCCTGTCGAGTCATCCGAGCCAGGAATCGCGTAACTACCTTAAAAAAGTCTCAGCGGCACAGCAACGCTACGGCGGTGGGACGTGA
- a CDS encoding methyltransferase, producing MNPLHPQPPEALLAGLQQHAVWADAGLALVPLEHDIRLWLLAVNEQRLFDATEIAALWRYMPYWAFAWAGGRAMSSFLVKQPHRVAGKRVLDIGCGGGIAALQAARQGASMVGVCDIDPLATLAAQHNASLNGVVVEVVRAGDWGDFDVFLAGDLLYDPASHPLLAELQASISAGLTAEPAAALRHFFPSSAAAAQDSGLFATLPAIGDFDQQVLIEIHAMPHSP from the coding sequence GTGAATCCCCTTCATCCTCAGCCACCAGAGGCGCTGTTAGCGGGTCTGCAACAACATGCAGTCTGGGCTGACGCCGGACTGGCGCTGGTGCCGCTGGAGCATGATATTCGCCTCTGGCTACTGGCAGTGAATGAACAGCGGCTGTTTGATGCTACAGAGATTGCAGCCCTGTGGCGTTACATGCCCTATTGGGCATTTGCCTGGGCAGGGGGCAGGGCAATGTCATCCTTCCTGGTGAAACAGCCGCACCGGGTTGCAGGCAAACGGGTGCTGGATATCGGCTGTGGTGGAGGCATTGCAGCGCTGCAGGCAGCTCGTCAGGGGGCGAGTATGGTGGGGGTCTGTGATATTGATCCGCTGGCGACCCTGGCAGCACAGCACAACGCCAGCCTGAACGGCGTGGTCGTCGAGGTTGTTCGTGCCGGAGACTGGGGTGATTTTGATGTGTTTCTGGCGGGCGATCTGCTCTACGACCCGGCGAGTCACCCACTGTTAGCCGAGCTGCAGGCCAGTATTTCGGCAGGGCTGACGGCTGAACCCGCTGCTGCCCTGCGTCACTTCTTCCCGTCTTCAGCAGCTGCAGCCCAGGACTCCGGGCTATTTGCTACCTTACCGGCCATCGGTGATTTTGATCAGCAGGTTTTGATTGAAATCCACGCCATGCCACACTCGCCTTGA
- a CDS encoding AraC family transcriptional regulator ligand-binding domain-containing protein codes for MSAYLTPTLTSAALHPLFQLMRERGLSPDELPELAQDWGNSQQQFPVPVFDRIIEQAGQSLKTPAIGVMMGSRLDWRRFRLLAYLLSECRTGRDALSQLRRYYPLISDSHPPDVFIGQQAVKVVFYVSDGTPHARQTRAELVAAGIHDVGSRLGSGFYNITGIGFQQPPPHYREQLDRYFGVPVRYGESCNWISFSSDYLDKSMKKAMPFLETMLEGAEVPWRSEDTERPFSRKLRHILYYWPTCLPMTKEAVADLLGTSARTLTRRLQEEGSQFSELSKHCRLVRAAAALKRTSKDVQQLANELGFSDRRGFERAFKQWTGQTPAAFRRQWRNQAVAAVSSMSALESNMGFY; via the coding sequence ATGAGTGCTTATCTTACTCCGACATTGACGTCGGCGGCGTTGCACCCCCTTTTTCAGCTCATGCGTGAGCGGGGATTAAGTCCTGATGAGCTTCCTGAGCTGGCTCAGGACTGGGGTAACAGCCAACAACAATTTCCTGTGCCTGTGTTTGATCGCATCATCGAACAGGCCGGTCAGTCTCTGAAAACGCCTGCTATTGGCGTCATGATGGGGAGCCGGCTGGATTGGCGACGGTTTCGACTGCTGGCTTATTTGCTCAGTGAATGTCGCACCGGTCGCGATGCGCTGTCACAACTGCGGCGTTATTATCCGCTGATCAGCGACAGTCATCCCCCCGATGTGTTTATTGGGCAGCAGGCGGTCAAAGTCGTGTTTTATGTTAGCGATGGAACACCGCATGCGCGTCAAACCCGTGCCGAACTGGTTGCCGCTGGCATTCATGACGTCGGCTCCAGGCTGGGGAGCGGGTTTTACAACATCACCGGCATTGGCTTTCAGCAGCCACCACCACACTATCGGGAACAACTCGACCGCTACTTCGGGGTGCCTGTACGTTATGGCGAAAGCTGTAACTGGATCAGTTTCTCCAGCGACTACCTCGACAAGTCGATGAAAAAGGCCATGCCTTTCCTGGAAACCATGCTGGAAGGTGCTGAAGTGCCTTGGCGCTCGGAAGACACCGAACGCCCATTCAGTCGCAAATTACGCCATATCCTTTATTACTGGCCGACCTGTCTGCCGATGACCAAGGAAGCTGTCGCCGATTTGTTGGGCACCAGTGCGCGAACCCTGACCCGACGATTGCAGGAAGAAGGCAGCCAGTTTTCAGAATTGAGCAAACACTGTCGTCTGGTTCGGGCAGCCGCTGCGCTGAAGCGTACCAGCAAGGATGTGCAACAGTTGGCCAACGAGCTGGGATTTTCTGATCGCCGAGGTTTCGAACGGGCGTTCAAACAGTGGACCGGACAAACACCGGCAGCCTTCCGGCGTCAATGGCGCAATCAGGCCGTCGCTGCGGTTTCCAGCATGTCGGCGCTGGAATCGAATATGGGGTTTTACTGA
- a CDS encoding N-6 DNA methylase: MARKPAKKDASKTQSFEQTLWATADKLRGSVESSEYKHVVLSLIFLKFISDKFTQRKQQLINEGQGDYVNMVEFYTMTNTFYLPENSRWEYIAQHAKQDDIAVKIDTALYIIEKNNPSLRGALPDNYFSRLGLDVSKLAALIDGINNIDTIVQAVGADGEDSAGSAAQKAASEEDIVGRVYEYFLGNFAATEGKGGGEFYTPKCVVNLLAEMIEPYHGKIYDPCCGSGGMFVQSIKFVESHQGNKKNISIYGQEQTSTTYKLAKMNLAIRGISANLGDVPADTFFKDQHPDLKADFIIANPPFNLKEWRGPDELTDDPRWAGYDTPPTGNANYGWILHMISKLSDNGVAGFVLANGAMSTNTKGEGEIRKQIIHNDLVDCMIALPGQLFYTTQIPVCLWFLTKNKKEQTFSDGRKQHRNRQGETLFIDARNMGSMIDRTHKELTAEDIGAIARTYHLWRGEPVDLSDVGSRTSDAKSSEVGSQTSDANTTASDANSSDVGRQTSDAYQDVAGFCKSATLADIQANDYVLTPGRYVGAAEVEDDGELFEEKMQQLTQTLFQQMRDAQELDAVIKQNLKGLGYGE; this comes from the coding sequence ATGGCCCGCAAGCCCGCTAAAAAAGACGCCTCGAAAACCCAATCCTTTGAACAAACGCTCTGGGCCACCGCCGACAAACTGCGCGGTAGCGTTGAATCGTCAGAATACAAACACGTGGTGCTGTCGCTGATCTTCCTCAAATTCATCAGCGACAAATTCACTCAACGCAAGCAGCAACTGATAAACGAAGGACAGGGCGACTATGTCAACATGGTGGAGTTTTACACCATGACCAACACCTTCTACCTGCCGGAAAACAGCCGCTGGGAGTACATTGCCCAACACGCCAAGCAGGACGACATCGCGGTAAAAATCGACACCGCCCTGTACATCATCGAGAAAAACAACCCATCCCTGCGCGGTGCGCTGCCGGATAACTACTTCTCGCGCCTTGGCCTCGACGTCAGCAAGCTGGCGGCGCTGATCGACGGCATCAACAATATCGACACTATTGTTCAGGCTGTGGGGGCTGATGGTGAAGACAGTGCCGGCAGCGCAGCTCAAAAAGCCGCCAGCGAAGAAGACATCGTCGGTCGCGTTTACGAATACTTCCTCGGCAACTTCGCCGCCACTGAAGGCAAAGGCGGCGGCGAGTTTTACACCCCCAAATGCGTGGTTAACCTGCTGGCCGAAATGATCGAGCCGTATCATGGCAAAATCTATGACCCCTGCTGCGGCTCCGGCGGCATGTTTGTACAGTCGATCAAATTTGTTGAAAGCCATCAGGGCAACAAAAAAAACATCTCTATCTACGGTCAGGAACAAACCAGCACCACCTACAAGCTGGCCAAGATGAACCTGGCGATTCGTGGCATCAGCGCCAACCTCGGCGACGTGCCTGCCGACACCTTCTTTAAAGACCAGCACCCGGATTTAAAAGCCGACTTTATCATCGCCAACCCGCCGTTTAACCTGAAGGAATGGCGCGGCCCCGACGAACTCACCGACGACCCGCGCTGGGCCGGTTACGACACTCCGCCCACCGGCAACGCCAACTACGGCTGGATTTTGCACATGATCAGCAAGCTCAGCGACAACGGCGTCGCGGGCTTTGTACTGGCCAACGGCGCGATGAGCACCAACACCAAGGGCGAAGGTGAAATCCGCAAGCAGATCATTCACAACGACCTGGTCGACTGCATGATCGCGCTGCCCGGCCAACTGTTCTACACCACCCAGATTCCGGTGTGCCTGTGGTTTTTAACCAAGAATAAGAAAGAACAAACCTTCAGCGACGGCCGCAAACAACACCGCAACCGCCAGGGCGAAACCCTGTTTATCGACGCCCGCAATATGGGCAGCATGATCGACCGCACCCATAAAGAACTCACCGCCGAGGATATTGGCGCGATTGCACGGACGTATCATTTGTGGAGAGGGGAGCCGGTTGATTTGTCGGACGTCGGAAGTCGGACGTCGGACGCGAAATCGTCGGAAGTCGGAAGTCAGACGTCGGACGCAAACACCACTGCGTCAGATGCCAATTCGTCGGACGTCGGACGTCAGACGTCTGACGCTTATCAGGACGTTGCTGGTTTCTGCAAATCCGCCACTCTGGCCGACATCCAGGCCAACGACTACGTACTGACACCGGGCCGTTACGTAGGCGCGGCAGAAGTGGAAGACGACGGCGAGCTGTTTGAAGAAAAAATGCAGCAACTCACCCAAACCCTGTTTCAGCAGATGCGTGATGCGCAGGAGCTGGATGCAGTAATTAAACAGAACCTGAAGGGGCTGGGTTATGGGGAGTGA
- a CDS encoding restriction endonuclease subunit S has translation MGSEWRKVKLEEVASEVTVGYVGSMTSEYIESGVPFLRSKNVDPFTVNLDDIKYISPEFNEKLKKSALAPGDVVIVRTGKPGTCAVIPDWLESANCSDLVIVRCGPEINNRFLAYYVNTVASSHVNAHLVGAVQQHFNVGSAKLMELSLPSLEVQEQIVSILSALDNKIALNRQINTTLESMAQALFKSWFVDFDPVIDNALAAGHDIPDELQARAARRRALRGSDSEGESNAETRTHPQGPTHPADVQQHFPDRFVFTEDMGWVPEGWEVVTLKEMTQKIGSGATPRGGQSVYQESGISLIRSQNIYDSDFVWDGLAFITDEAALQLKNVEVMEGDVLINITGASILRTCIVEPSVLPARVNQHVAIIRPKSGVPSRYLHLHLLNQKIKNHLMAQNAGASREAVTKGHLEAVPVLQPDSKVLSFFERYTVGMTDKSLACGASSKTLVDLRDSLLPKLLSGQITIPDAEQVLDEVL, from the coding sequence ATGGGGAGTGAGTGGCGGAAGGTAAAACTCGAAGAAGTCGCCTCTGAAGTCACGGTTGGCTATGTTGGTTCTATGACGTCGGAGTACATAGAGTCAGGAGTTCCGTTTTTGAGATCAAAGAATGTTGATCCGTTTACTGTAAATCTGGATGACATCAAATACATATCTCCAGAGTTTAACGAAAAGTTAAAAAAATCCGCTCTTGCTCCCGGGGATGTCGTCATTGTTCGCACAGGGAAGCCAGGAACCTGTGCGGTTATTCCTGACTGGTTAGAGAGCGCGAATTGCTCTGACCTTGTGATTGTTCGATGTGGGCCGGAAATTAATAATCGTTTTCTCGCGTATTACGTCAATACGGTCGCTAGCAGCCATGTGAATGCTCACCTTGTTGGCGCTGTGCAGCAGCACTTCAATGTAGGTTCGGCAAAATTAATGGAATTGTCTTTGCCGTCATTGGAAGTTCAGGAGCAAATTGTTTCTATCCTCTCGGCTCTCGATAACAAAATCGCCCTGAACCGCCAGATCAACACCACTCTCGAATCCATGGCGCAGGCGTTGTTTAAAAGCTGGTTTGTCGATTTCGACCCCGTGATCGACAACGCCCTCGCCGCTGGTCATGACATTCCGGACGAGCTGCAAGCCCGCGCCGCCCGCCGCCGCGCTTTGCGTGGCAGTGACAGCGAGGGCGAGAGCAACGCCGAAACCCGCACACACCCACAAGGCCCGACACACCCCGCCGACGTGCAACAACACTTCCCCGACCGCTTTGTCTTTACCGAAGACATGGGCTGGGTGCCCGAAGGGTGGGAGGTGGTTACGTTGAAAGAAATGACCCAAAAAATTGGTAGTGGAGCAACTCCAAGAGGCGGTCAAAGTGTTTATCAAGAGTCAGGAATATCGTTGATTCGTAGCCAAAATATTTATGACTCAGATTTCGTCTGGGATGGACTGGCTTTTATCACTGATGAAGCAGCGTTGCAGTTAAAGAACGTTGAAGTCATGGAGGGTGATGTCCTGATTAACATTACGGGAGCCTCAATTCTTCGTACCTGCATCGTTGAGCCATCTGTTCTACCTGCCCGAGTAAATCAGCACGTAGCGATTATTCGCCCCAAGAGCGGTGTTCCATCTCGTTATTTACACCTGCATCTTTTGAATCAAAAAATCAAAAATCATCTGATGGCCCAAAATGCTGGAGCATCCAGAGAGGCTGTTACGAAAGGCCACCTGGAAGCAGTTCCTGTATTGCAGCCGGATTCAAAAGTTTTGAGCTTTTTTGAACGTTACACCGTAGGGATGACCGACAAGAGCTTAGCTTGTGGCGCAAGTAGTAAGACGCTAGTAGACCTCCGCGATTCCTTACTCCCCAAACTGCTTTCCGGCCAGATCACCATCCCCGATGCCGAGCAGGTCTTAGACGAGGTGCTGTAA